The region GGATATCTCCATCAAAGAGGGCATCTCCGTCAAAGAAGGCATCTCCGCCAAAGACACTACAGCCAGGCCGCCTCCAGGATGACTCCGAAGCGGCTGCACAGGATACCGGCAGTTATAATGACAAACATCACTGCTATCTGTGTCAGGGTTGTACAGGCCAGATCCATATCCATGGTAATCAGACATGGCAAATCCATGGCCTGTATCTGTTCATATCCATCCAGGTCCTGTCTCCCTGATTTCCAGGACATTGGATGCATGGGGTATTCCCAGCCACTGGGCCACCTCCGGCCCAACCCGCGCCGTATCCCCATCCGTGGTCTGTTTGCCGCAGAGAATCAGATCATACTCCCCCATCCTGCGCTCTTTCATCCCAAGAGAAGATTCCATGGCATAAAGATCATATGGATTCAGCTTTGACTGGGCTCCGTCCCGCTTAAGCACTCCGGTCACCGGGTCCACCTCCACATTGGCGGTATCCGGCACCTGCTTAACGCACACTTCACATTTCGTAAATCCCTCTCCTTAAAAAATCGGTACATGTATCACCTGTTTCCAATACATGCACCGATATCATAAATGACCGTACCCTATTACATTTTCGTCAATTACTCCATGTCTGCAAGTAATTTCTCGATCTTTTTCTTATTGGCGTCATCCAGTTCGCCCAATGGCTTGCGGGGCAGACCTACATCCAGGCCCTGTGCCTGTAATGTGTACTTGCAGATTTCCTGCCAGTGGGGAACCCCGTTGACCTTATCATAGAAGAAATAATCAATGTATGGCTAAATATTGTTCTGGGCTGCGATGGCTGCATCCACATCTTTTGCGAAGCAGGCATTCTGGAGTCTGCGGCACTGTTTTGGAAGTACGGCCGGGAAGCCTGACAGCCAGCCGTCTTCTCCGGCTAAGAGGCCTTCCATGGCAGCATAGTCATGTCCGTAGAATACAGTCAGGTCATCCTTGCAGTGGTAGTTCAGTTCATGTACCCTGTTGGGATCGCCGTGAGCTGCCTTGATGCACTGTATGGTACCGTCATCCACCAGCTCCTTTGCTCGTACTATCATTATAAAGGATAGGTTGAAAAATATAACTTTTGCTCTTAAAAAAGGGCGCACTAATACAAGGTATCCTACAAACTGAAAATTTCAAACTGCTGTTGGTATGGATTCAGAAGAAATCACTCCTTCTGATACGAGCAGTTTCAGGGCTTGTTTTACAGCTTTGGCTTTCTGCTTATCCTGCATTTTCTGCGGCATATCAGTTTTATATAAATCGCATGGATTCCATGTTTCTCCAGTTGAAAGCATCTGGTAAACAGCAGTCAGGAGCATCCTTGCGATGGCGATTTTTGCTCTCTTTTTACCTCTTCTTTTGGCAATGCGTTCGCATTTGTTTTTGTAGTAAGGAGTAGTCGTGGATTTTACGGCAGCATGGACACATTGCACCAGTGCTGGTTTGAGGTAGACTCCGGCACGTGTAATCCGAACAGACTTCTTCTTACCGGCAGATTCATTGTTGCCGGGCGTCAGGCCCGCCCAGCAGCATAACCGCTCGGAAGAGTTAAACTGTGTCATATCAGTACCAATCTCGGAAATGATGGTAATGGCGGAAGCCCTGTCAATTCCGGGAATGGTACAGAGCAAGGAAATAGCATTTTCATAAGGAGCAACCAACTCATCCAGTTTGGAGTCCAGGGAATCAATGGACTGCTGCACAAAAGCAAGATGAGAACGCACCATGAGCATACGTTCCTTTTGGGAAGGGGTCATCTGGTAACCTTCAATGGGGTTCGACCACGGCATTGGCTTTCTTCTTTAAGGATTTCTGAAGAAAAGATTTACACGTATCAGGGTCAAATTCATCAGAAGTGATCAAATAATCAGTAATAGCAGATGCAGATTTGCCAAACATATCGGTAACAACTGCATCAAGAGCAACATTACAGACGGTAAAAGCGTTTTGGAAACGGTTCTTTTCGCTGCGTTTGCAGCAGGTCAGCTTAAAGCGGTAGCGGGTGTATTCGCGGAGGATACGGATGTCCTTACAGGGAATAAAACTGCCGGGGACAAGGCCGAGCCGGAAAAGATCGCCGATCCATTTGGAATCCTTGGTATCATCCTTGTTGCCTTTTACGGCTTTAACCCACTTAGGGTTGGCAATGGTGACATTGATCCGGTCACAATTCTTAGGTTGCGGACTCGAAGTACCACTTATTTGTGCTTGAAAGATATGACTTACACTGATTAGATTGCTGATTTAATCCCTGAAAGAAAGCCTTCGACTCACCTCACCGTGCTTTGTAGTGTAGCTCCTGTAACAATTATAAACAAAGTGGTGGAAGACGCACCCCCTTTTTCATGACTATTTGTGCCGCCAGCGTCAGCGGTGGAATGGATGATAGAATGAAATAATGCAATATTAAATTTTTAATTTATTTTTATTACTAATATACATTCTTCCCTTGTTTATCTCGTTAATCTTTATTCAATTTGCAAATTGTCATCTTTATTCCGCACTGATATACTGGTCATAATCTATAATCCAGCGCTGTATTGTATGCGTAACAGTGATAAGAGTGCCTGATATCACCGGAATTCACACAATCCAGTGCGCACCAACAGAAGCGGAGGATTTTGTATGAAACTGGAAATCAAGTCAAAGCTATCCCAGTATCTTTCCATTGCCAATATGTGTTCCAACGGATATATCAAGGAATTGGAACTAGTGGTTCATGAAAAAGAGGACATGGACCGGCTGATTGAATTCATGTTAAGCGGTGAAAACCCGAAATAGATTAGAATGTAATACGGGCCGCCAGGGCAGCCTACATTCCACTGTCCCCGACGGCCCGTTCTCTCCCGGCCGGTCCCATATGCCGATTGCATTACATCACAAGCTTCCGCGGAAAGGTCCTGCGCATAGCTCCTATCATTCTCTCATTGGGTTCAATCAACACCTTAAAATGGTCCGTCCCCTTCTGGTATATGAGGGCGTACACCTTGGCTTCCTTTTTGCCCGACGAAAAATCCTTTACCTTCATGCCCTGCTTCTCATAATCCTTAAGCACAAAGGAATCAGCCGGCGCCACGATCTGGATGTCGTCCTTCTCGCAGTCAAATATCTTCTTTCTCTTTGCCCTTCCCAGAATGCGGTCCACCGAAAGACCGCCCTCTGCAAACAGATATTCAAACTCCACGCTCAGGTTCAGGAACACGAAATAGGTGGCCACACCCGCTATGGTCATGACAATTACTCCAAACACGGTCTGCAGCGCCGAAAGGACGGAAAATATACAGACCACAATCATGAGTATCTTTACAGGAACGGCATATGCCGGATCTTTTCTCTTCACAAGCCACTCCACATAGTTATCATCGTTCATAATGTCTCTCCTTTTATCATTTTGCATATTACACATTATACAATACTTTATCCCATTTTTCCAGTAATATCATTCTTAGGCCGAAGGAAAGAGAGCGCCTGCTCCATATTTGCCACCGTCCTGTGATTGATAAAATGTTCAATCTTTTCCACCAGCTCCAGTTCATCCTCCGTATGATTGAGAGTACAGAAAAAATCCTGGAGCACCTGGTGTCTGTGCAGCAGGTATCTGCCCTCCTCGTACCCCTTTTCCGTGACCATGATGGAACCGTACTTCTTAAAATCAATGTACCCGGCTTTTTTCAGATTATCTAACATTTTAGAGGCGGATGAGGGCCTCACGTGAAGGCTGGCAGCCAGGGAGCTGACACGGATGGGTTCCCCCTCTTCCTCCATTCTGCATACCATCTCCAGATAATCCTCCATGGACGAGGTCATCTCATCGGAGGCAGAGCGTTCATATCCTTTCATGGTATAGAATCCATCTTTATCAGTAACCAAAGTGTCCCTCCTGTAATACTATAAGAGTAAGAAAAAGTTTCCCTATCCTAAATCTATTGCGAGGTATTGTAATTATGAAAGAATTTCTATGTTTAAATGATATAAAACCAGGAAAGAGGGCGCGGGTAAAAGAGCTTACTTCCATAGGCAGCATCCGCAGGCGTCTTCTGGATATCGGTCTGGTTGAAAATACGGAGGTAGAGTGCCTTGGGCAAAGCCCTCTGGGAGACCCCTGCGCCTACCTGATCCGCGGCGCTGTCATCGCCATACGCTCAGAGGACTGCCGCGGGATTCTGGTCCAGCCCTGCACTGGTTTCAACGAACAGAAGGTAATGGAGGGCTGCACCAGCCTGTGAGGTATCTCCCACAAAACATCTGTCTTAAGAAACATCATCTGATTCCGGTCAGATGCAGAATTGCCTAATATAAAATCAAGAAAAAAGGAGTATTAAAATGGGTCTGACCAAACAATCCGTCGGAATGGGGGCTGTGGATTCCGGACTGGAGATAAAAAAACAGACACCTGATGATAAAATAATCGCCATAGCAGGCAACCCCAACGTAGGTAAAAGCACCCTTTTCAACAATCTCACGGGGATGAACCAGCATACAGGAAACTGGCCGGGAAAAACCGTGACCAATGCCCAGGGCTACTGTAAGACAAGAGAACACAGCTACGTGCTGGTAGATATCCCCGGCACCTACTCCCTCATGGCCCACTCCACGGAGGAGGAAGTGGCCCGCAACTTCATCTGCTTTGGCGGAAGCGACGGGATTGTGGTGGTTTGCGATGCCACCTGTCTGGAGCGCAACCTGAACCTGGTGCTTCAGACCATGGAAATATCGGACCGCGTCCTGGTATGTGTGAACCTGATGGACGAAGCCGCACGCAAGAATATTACCATTGACCTTAAAGGTCTGTCGGAAAAGCTGGGAGTACCCGTGGCCGGCACCATTGCCAGAAAAAAGCAAAGCCTTGACCAGCTGATGAAACAGTTGGATGACCTGGTGGAAGGTACCCAAACAGCCTCCCCCTACCAGGTGGAGTATTCCCCCATTATTGAACAGGCCATCGCCATGGCAGAGCCTGCCGTAAAGGGCAGGGTGGAGGGAAAGGTCAATTCCCGCTGGCTCACCTTAAAGCTTCTGGACAGCGACCCGTCCCTAATGAAGGAATTAAGGGAATATCTGGATGAGGACATACTGGAAATGCCTGAGATAAGCCTTGCCCTGTCACAGGCCAGGGAGCATCTGGCCAAATACGGCATTACCAATGAAATCCTAAAGGACCGCATCGTGGCTGCCCTGGTGGCATCGGCAGAGAAAATATGCCGTGATACGGTCCAGTTCCACAAAACCGGATACAATGAAGGTGACCGGAAGCTGGATAAGATTCTGACCAGCCGTTTCACAGGTTATCCCGTCATGATCGGAATGCTGGCCGTGGTATTCTGGCTGACCATCACAGGCGCCAATTACCCCTCCCAGATGCTGGCGGACGCCCTGTTCCGCCTCCAGGACCAGCTCACAAAAGCCTTCCTGGCTGTGGGCGCTCCCCCATGGCTTCACGGTCTGCTGATTTTGGGAGTCTACCGGGTCCTGGCCTGGGTTGTCTCGGTGATGCTGCCGCCCATGGCTATTTTCTTTCCTCTGTTTACCCTGCTGGAGGACTCGGGTTATCTTCCCAGGATTGCCTATAATCTGGATAAACCCTTTAAGAGCTGCCATGCCTGCGGCAAACAGGCTTTAACCATGTGTATGGGATTCGGATGCAACGCAGCGGGCATCGTGGGCTGCCGCATCATTGATTCTCCCAGGGAGCGGCTCATTGCCATGATAACCAACAACTTTGTGCCCTGCAACGGAAGGTTTCCCACCCTCATCGCCATTATCTCCATGTTTTTTGTGGGCGTATCCGGAGGTGCCTTTGACTCCATGCTGTCAGCCCTGCTCCTGACCCTGTTCATTGTCCTGGGCGTATGCATGACTTTCGCGGTCTCCAAAGTTCTTTCCATGACCGTGTTAAAGGGAATCCCTTCCTCCTTCACTCTGGAGCTGCCTCCTTACCGGCGTCCGCAGATTGGAAAGGTGATTGTCCGTTCCATCTTTGACCGGACCCTGTTCGTTCTGGGAAGGGCCATTGCGGTGGCCGCCCCTGCCGGCCTTTTAATCTGGATTATGGCAAATGTGCAGCTGGACGGCATCACCCTGTTGGCCCACTTTTCCGGCTTTCTGGATCCCTTTGCAAGGCTTCTTGGAATGGACGGCGTGATTCTTATGGCATTTATCCTGGGGCTGCCTGCCAATGAGATCGTAATTCCCATCATCATCATGGCCTATATGGCACAGGGAAGCCTTTTGGAGTTTGACAGCCTGGCGCAGCTTAGGGATTTACTGGTGAATAACGGCTGGACCTGGATTACCGCTGTCAGCACCATGCTCTTCTCCCTGATGCACTGGCCCTGCACCACCACTCTTCTTACCATCCGCAAGGAATCAGGCAGCCTTAAATGGACTGTCATGTCCTTCCTGGTGCCTACGGTCTGCGCGGTCGTACTGTGCTTTGCCTTTGCAACAGTGGCCCGGATGTTTGTATAAGGAAGAACTACCCGGCATGTACGGCAGGAGAGCAAAAAGGATGGGACAGCAGCACACATATTCCTGTGCTGTGCCCCATCCTTATTATGCTTCGTCAATCAAATACCGTATCCTGCGGATTAGTACATTCCGCCCATGTCAGGTGCTGCGGGGCCTGCCGGAGCCGGCTCCTTGATGTTGGCAACAACTGTCTCGGTTGTCAGCAGTGTGGAAGCAACGCTGGTCGCGTTCTGAAGTGCGCTTCTTGTAACTTTTACGGGATCCAGGATGCCTGCTTCAATCATATCCACATACTCTTCCTTGTAAGCGTCAAAGCCGTGGCCTACAGAGGACTCTTTTACCTTATTTACAATAACGGATCCTTCCAGTCCTGCGTTGGCTACGATGTGGAACAGAGGAGCTTCCAGTGCCTTTAAGATGATTCTGGCGCCGGTCTTCTCATCGCCTTCCAGTCCTTCAACAACGCTCTTTACTTCCTCAGCTGCGTGTACATAAGCAGAACCGCCGCCTGCGATGATGCCTTCCTCAACAGCTGCTCTTGTAGCGTTCAGAGCATCTTCCATACGAAGCTTAGCTTCCTTCATCTCTGTCTCGGTTGCAGCTCCAACACGGATAACGGCTACGCCGCCTGCCAGCTTAGCCAGACGCTCCTGCAGCTTCTCCCTGTCAAAGTCAGAGGTGGTTTCCTCAATCTGCTTGCGAATCTGGGATACCCTTGCGGAAATGGCATCCTTGTCGCCCATGCCGTCAACGATGATGGTGTTCTCTTTCTGAACCTTAACGGATTTTGCACGTCCCAGCTGCTCCATGGTTGCATCCTTCAAATCCAGACCCAGTTCCTCGGAAATAACAGTACCGCCTGTCAGGATAGCGATATCCTGCAGCATCTCTTTCCTTCTGTCGCCGTAGCCGGGAGCCTTTACAGCCACTACGTTGAATGTGCCTCTCAGCTTGTTTACAATCAGGGTGGTCAGTGCTTCGCCTTCCACATCCTCAGCGATGATGAGAAGTCTTGCGCCCATCTTAACTACCTGCTCCAGCAGAGGAAGCAGATCCTGGATATTGGAAATCTTCTTATCGGTAATCAGCACGTATGGATCGTCTAAGTTAGCTTCCATCTTATCCATATCCGTGCACATATAAGCGGACAGGTAACCTCTGTCGAACTGCATACCTTCAACCAGGTCAAGCTCTGTCTTCATTGTCTTGGATTCTTCAATGGTGATGACGCCGTCCTTGGAAACCTTCTCCATAGCGTCCGCTACCATGGTTCCTACTTCATCGTCGGAAGCAGAGATGGCTGCTACCCTTGCGATCTGATCCTTGCCGTTGATTGGCTTGCTCATCTTCTTGATAGCTTCCACAGCCGCGTCTGTAGCCTTCTTCATGCCCTTTCTCAGGACGATTGGGTTTGCGCCGGCTGCCAGGTTCTTCATGCCTTCGTTTACCATGGCCTGAGCCAGAACAGTTGCTGTGGTGGTGCCGTCGCCGGCCACATCGTTGGTCTTGGAAGCAACTTCCTTGATCAGCTGCGCGCCCATGTTCTCATATGGATCCTGCAGCTCGATTTCCTTTGCAATGGTAACGCCGTCGTTTGTAATTAACGGAGCGCCAAAGGACTTATCCAGGACAACGTTGCGTCCCTTCGGTCCAAGTGTAACACGCACTGTATCTGCCAACTGGTTAACGCCTGCTTCCAGCGCCTTGCGGGCTTCTACGCCATACTTAATCTGCTTTGCCATCTTTCATCAACCTCCAATATTCTATGTTCTACTGTTTTATTTATTATTCAACAACTGCCAGGATATCGTTTTGCTTTACGATAACGTACTTCTCATCCTCAATCTCTACTTCTGTTCCTGAGTACTTGGAATAGATTACCTTGTCGCCGGCCTTAACCTGCATGGTTACTTCCTTGCCGTCAATAACTCCGCCTGGTCCCACTGCAATAACCTCTGCCTGCTGTGGCTTCTCCTTGGCAGCCCCCGGAAGGACGATGCCGGACTTCGTTGTCTCTTCTGCAACTAACTGCTTTAACACTACCTTGTCAAACAATGGTACTAACTTCATGATTGAATTCCTCCTTGCGCGATATTCTGATTTTTCTTTCTTGTTTTCATTTTCTTACTGCTTTCTTTTGCTCACATGATATGTTATATCACCAGTTATTAGCACTGTCAAGAGTTGAGTGCTAATTTCTTTTAAATTTATTGTTTTTTTACAATTAGCTGTTTCTTTTTTTTTCCATTCGTATTACAATAATAACAATAAGGCATAATATGACCCATAGGGGAGCTTTTATGCATCACCATTACAAGAAAGGGGTTTTTGGCATGGCAAAGAAAGGTTGGGGTAAATTCGTAGCATTTGCAGCAGTAACCGGTGCTGTGGCTGCCGGCGTTTCCTACGTACTTCAGTATAAGACAT is a window of Enterocloster clostridioformis DNA encoding:
- a CDS encoding metal-dependent transcriptional regulator — translated: MVTDKDGFYTMKGYERSASDEMTSSMEDYLEMVCRMEEEGEPIRVSSLAASLHVRPSSASKMLDNLKKAGYIDFKKYGSIMVTEKGYEEGRYLLHRHQVLQDFFCTLNHTEDELELVEKIEHFINHRTVANMEQALSFLRPKNDITGKMG
- a CDS encoding FeoA family protein, with the protein product MKEFLCLNDIKPGKRARVKELTSIGSIRRRLLDIGLVENTEVECLGQSPLGDPCAYLIRGAVIAIRSEDCRGILVQPCTGFNEQKVMEGCTSL
- a CDS encoding DUF6106 family protein, whose translation is MNDDNYVEWLVKRKDPAYAVPVKILMIVVCIFSVLSALQTVFGVIVMTIAGVATYFVFLNLSVEFEYLFAEGGLSVDRILGRAKRKKIFDCEKDDIQIVAPADSFVLKDYEKQGMKVKDFSSGKKEAKVYALIYQKGTDHFKVLIEPNERMIGAMRRTFPRKLVM
- the groL gene encoding chaperonin GroEL (60 kDa chaperone family; promotes refolding of misfolded polypeptides especially under stressful conditions; forms two stacked rings of heptamers to form a barrel-shaped 14mer; ends can be capped by GroES; misfolded proteins enter the barrel where they are refolded when GroES binds) encodes the protein MAKQIKYGVEARKALEAGVNQLADTVRVTLGPKGRNVVLDKSFGAPLITNDGVTIAKEIELQDPYENMGAQLIKEVASKTNDVAGDGTTTATVLAQAMVNEGMKNLAAGANPIVLRKGMKKATDAAVEAIKKMSKPINGKDQIARVAAISASDDEVGTMVADAMEKVSKDGVITIEESKTMKTELDLVEGMQFDRGYLSAYMCTDMDKMEANLDDPYVLITDKKISNIQDLLPLLEQVVKMGARLLIIAEDVEGEALTTLIVNKLRGTFNVVAVKAPGYGDRRKEMLQDIAILTGGTVISEELGLDLKDATMEQLGRAKSVKVQKENTIIVDGMGDKDAISARVSQIRKQIEETTSDFDREKLQERLAKLAGGVAVIRVGAATETEMKEAKLRMEDALNATRAAVEEGIIAGGGSAYVHAAEEVKSVVEGLEGDEKTGARIILKALEAPLFHIVANAGLEGSVIVNKVKESSVGHGFDAYKEEYVDMIEAGILDPVKVTRSALQNATSVASTLLTTETVVANIKEPAPAGPAAPDMGGMY
- the feoB gene encoding ferrous iron transport protein B, with the protein product MGLTKQSVGMGAVDSGLEIKKQTPDDKIIAIAGNPNVGKSTLFNNLTGMNQHTGNWPGKTVTNAQGYCKTREHSYVLVDIPGTYSLMAHSTEEEVARNFICFGGSDGIVVVCDATCLERNLNLVLQTMEISDRVLVCVNLMDEAARKNITIDLKGLSEKLGVPVAGTIARKKQSLDQLMKQLDDLVEGTQTASPYQVEYSPIIEQAIAMAEPAVKGRVEGKVNSRWLTLKLLDSDPSLMKELREYLDEDILEMPEISLALSQAREHLAKYGITNEILKDRIVAALVASAEKICRDTVQFHKTGYNEGDRKLDKILTSRFTGYPVMIGMLAVVFWLTITGANYPSQMLADALFRLQDQLTKAFLAVGAPPWLHGLLILGVYRVLAWVVSVMLPPMAIFFPLFTLLEDSGYLPRIAYNLDKPFKSCHACGKQALTMCMGFGCNAAGIVGCRIIDSPRERLIAMITNNFVPCNGRFPTLIAIISMFFVGVSGGAFDSMLSALLLTLFIVLGVCMTFAVSKVLSMTVLKGIPSSFTLELPPYRRPQIGKVIVRSIFDRTLFVLGRAIAVAAPAGLLIWIMANVQLDGITLLAHFSGFLDPFARLLGMDGVILMAFILGLPANEIVIPIIIMAYMAQGSLLEFDSLAQLRDLLVNNGWTWITAVSTMLFSLMHWPCTTTLLTIRKESGSLKWTVMSFLVPTVCAVVLCFAFATVARMFV
- a CDS encoding co-chaperone GroES is translated as MKLVPLFDKVVLKQLVAEETTKSGIVLPGAAKEKPQQAEVIAVGPGGVIDGKEVTMQVKAGDKVIYSKYSGTEVEIEDEKYVIVKQNDILAVVE